One Glycine max cultivar Williams 82 chromosome 6, Glycine_max_v4.0, whole genome shotgun sequence DNA segment encodes these proteins:
- the LOC100793801 gene encoding splicing factor U2af large subunit B isoform X3, which yields MSTEESMHLFLVGLVRLQLETITYFGQITGANPTIPGMFPNMFPLATNQMQQFSALPVMPVQAMTQQATRHARRVYVGGLPPTANEQSVATFFSQVMAKIGGNTAGPGDAVVNVYINHDKKFAFVEMRSVEEASNAMALDGIIFEGAPVKVRRPTDYNPSLAATLGPSQPNPNLNLGAVGLTPGSAGGLDGPDRIFVGGLPYYFTETQIRELLETFGPLRGFDLVKDRETGNSKGYAFCVYQDLAVTDIACAALNGIKMGDKTLTVRRANQGANPQQPKPEQESILMHAQQQIALQKLMLQPALVATKVVCLTHAVSSDELKDDEDYDEILDDMRQECSKFGTLVNVVIPRPPPDGEPAAGVGKVFLEYVDIDGATKARAGLNGRKFDGNQVVAVFYPENKFAQGDYEG from the exons ATGTCCACGGAGGAATCAATGCACCTGTTTTTGGTGGGTCTTGTTCGTCTTCAACTGGAAACTATTACCTACTTTG GTCAGATCACTGGGGCTAACCCTACAATTCCTGGAATGTTTCCAAATATGTTTCCGTTGGCTACAAATCag aTGCAACAATTTAGTGCTCTCCCTGTCATGCCAGTGCAGGCTATGACTCAACAG GCTACTCGACATGCTAGGCGGGTGTATGTTGGAGGCCTCCCTCCTACAGCTAATGAGCAG tcagttgcaactttcttcaGTCAAGTTATGGCTAAGATTGGTGGAAACACTGCTGGCCCAG GTGATGCTGTGGTCAATGTTTACATTAATCATGACAAGAAGTTTGCCTTTGTGGAGATGAGGTCTGTTGAGGAAGCTAGCAATGCGATGGCTCTGGATGGGATTATTTTTGAG GGGGCACCTGTTAAGGTCAGGAGACCTACTGATTATAATCCTTCCTTAGCTGCTACCCTAGGCCCAAGCCAACCTAACCCAAACCTTAATCTGGGTGCTGTTGGCTTAACACCTGGGTCGGCCGGTGGACTTGATGGTCCTGATCGGATTTTTGTTGGTGGACTTCCATATTACTTTACTGAAACACAGATCAGGGAGCTTTTAGAGACTTTTGGTCCTCTACGGGGTTTTGATCTAGTGAAAGATAGAGAAACGGGTAACTCAAAGGGTTATGCATTTTGTGTTTACCAGGATCTTGCAGTTACAGATATTGCGTGTGCTGCTCTAAATGGAATAAAGATGGGAGATAAGACTCTTACAGTTAGACGAGCTAATCAAGGTGCAAACCCACAGCAGCCTAAACCTGAGCAAGAGAGCATTTTAATGCATGCACAGCAGCAGATTGCACTGCAG AAACTTATGTTGCAGCCAGCCTTAGTGGCAACAAAAGTGGTGTGTTTAACTCATGCAGTTTCTTCTGATGAGCTCAAAGATGATGAAGACTATGATGAGATTCTTGATGATATGAGACAGGAGTGCTCCAAATTTG GTACTTTGGTGAATGTGGTGATCCCACGACCACCGCCTGATGGTGAACCTGCCGCAGGAGTTGGAAAG GTGTTTTTGGAGTACGTTGATATTGATGGTGCTACAAAAGCCCGTGCTGGATTAAATGGGCGAAAATTTGATGGAAATCAAGTAGTAGCTGTTTTCTATCCAGAGAACAAATTTGCTCAGGGAGATTATGAAGGCTAA
- the LOC100793801 gene encoding splicing factor U2af large subunit B isoform X4: MFPNMFPLATNQMQQFSALPVMPVQAMTQQATRHARRVYVGGLPPTANEQSVATFFSQVMAKIGGNTAGPGDAVVNVYINHDKKFAFVEMRSVEEASNAMALDGIIFEGAPVKVRRPTDYNPSLAATLGPSQPNPNLNLGAVGLTPGSAGGLDGPDRIFVGGLPYYFTETQIRELLETFGPLRGFDLVKDRETGNSKGYAFCVYQDLAVTDIACAALNGIKMGDKTLTVRRANQGANPQQPKPEQESILMHAQQQIALQKLMLQPALVATKVVCLTHAVSSDELKDDEDYDEILDDMRQECSKFGTLVNVVIPRPPPDGEPAAGVGKVFLEYVDIDGATKARAGLNGRKFDGNQVVAVFYPENKFAQGDYEG; this comes from the exons ATGTTTCCAAATATGTTTCCGTTGGCTACAAATCag aTGCAACAATTTAGTGCTCTCCCTGTCATGCCAGTGCAGGCTATGACTCAACAG GCTACTCGACATGCTAGGCGGGTGTATGTTGGAGGCCTCCCTCCTACAGCTAATGAGCAG tcagttgcaactttcttcaGTCAAGTTATGGCTAAGATTGGTGGAAACACTGCTGGCCCAG GTGATGCTGTGGTCAATGTTTACATTAATCATGACAAGAAGTTTGCCTTTGTGGAGATGAGGTCTGTTGAGGAAGCTAGCAATGCGATGGCTCTGGATGGGATTATTTTTGAG GGGGCACCTGTTAAGGTCAGGAGACCTACTGATTATAATCCTTCCTTAGCTGCTACCCTAGGCCCAAGCCAACCTAACCCAAACCTTAATCTGGGTGCTGTTGGCTTAACACCTGGGTCGGCCGGTGGACTTGATGGTCCTGATCGGATTTTTGTTGGTGGACTTCCATATTACTTTACTGAAACACAGATCAGGGAGCTTTTAGAGACTTTTGGTCCTCTACGGGGTTTTGATCTAGTGAAAGATAGAGAAACGGGTAACTCAAAGGGTTATGCATTTTGTGTTTACCAGGATCTTGCAGTTACAGATATTGCGTGTGCTGCTCTAAATGGAATAAAGATGGGAGATAAGACTCTTACAGTTAGACGAGCTAATCAAGGTGCAAACCCACAGCAGCCTAAACCTGAGCAAGAGAGCATTTTAATGCATGCACAGCAGCAGATTGCACTGCAG AAACTTATGTTGCAGCCAGCCTTAGTGGCAACAAAAGTGGTGTGTTTAACTCATGCAGTTTCTTCTGATGAGCTCAAAGATGATGAAGACTATGATGAGATTCTTGATGATATGAGACAGGAGTGCTCCAAATTTG GTACTTTGGTGAATGTGGTGATCCCACGACCACCGCCTGATGGTGAACCTGCCGCAGGAGTTGGAAAG GTGTTTTTGGAGTACGTTGATATTGATGGTGCTACAAAAGCCCGTGCTGGATTAAATGGGCGAAAATTTGATGGAAATCAAGTAGTAGCTGTTTTCTATCCAGAGAACAAATTTGCTCAGGGAGATTATGAAGGCTAA
- the LOC100787966 gene encoding GDSL esterase/lipase At1g33811 produces MKHLRDMTLTFTLTWIFWLSLISGRCLSQVVQPRVPPGQQVPCFYIFGDSLVDNGNNNGILTLARANYRPYGIDFPGGATGRFTNGRTYVDALAQLLGFPTYIAPYSRARGLELLRGANYASGAAGIREETGSNLGAHTSLNEQVANFGNTVQQLRRFFRGDNESLNSYLNKCLFFSGMGSNDYLNNYFMSDFYSTSSDYTVKAFATVLLQDYSRQLSQLYSLGARKVMVTAVGQIGCIPYQLARFHGNNSRCNEKINNAISLFNSGLKKMVQNFNGGQLPGAKFVYLDFYESSQDLSSNGTSYGFDVIDKGCCGVGRNNGQITCLPLQQPCENRQKYLFWDAFHPTELANILLAKATYSSQSYTYPINIQQLAML; encoded by the exons ATGAAGCATTTGAGAGACATGACTTTGACATTCACATTGACATGGATCTTCTGGCTAAGCCTAATAAGTGGCAGATGCTTGTCTCAGGTGGTGCAGCCGCGGGTTCCGCCGGGGCAACAGGTGCCATGCTTCTACATATTTGGTGACTCATTGGTTGACAATGGAAACAACAATGGGATCCTAACCCTTGCCAGAGCAAACTACAGGCCTTATGGCATTGACTTCCCAGGGGGTGCAACTGGACGCTTCACCAATGGTCGAACTTATGTTGATGCCTTAG CTCAGCTTCTGGGTTTCCCAACATATATTGCTCCGTACTCAAGAGCAAGGGGTTTGGAACTATTAAGAGGAGCTAACTATGCATCTGGAGCAGCAGGCATTAGAGAAGAAACAGGAAGTAACCTT GGGGCTCATACATCATTGAATGAACAAGTGGCTAACTTTGGCAACACAGTGCAGCAGTTGAGAAGGTTCTTCAGAGGAGACAATGAATCACTTAATAGCTACCTCAACAAATGTCTATTCTTTTCAGGGATGGGAAGCAATGATTACCTGAATAACTACTTTATGTCAGATTTTTATTCAACTAGCTCAGATTATACTGTTAAAGCTTTTGCAACTGTCCTTCTTCAAGATTACTCTCGCCAGCTATCT CAACTATATTCGCTAGGAGCACGAAAAGTGATGGTTACAGCAGTTGGCCAAATTGGCTGCATTCCATATCAACTAGCCCGTTTTCACGGTAACAACAGCAGATGCAATGAAAAAATCAACAATGCCATCTCGTTATTTAACTCAGGCCTTAAGAAAATGGTTCAGAACTTCAATGGAGGGCAGCTTCCAGGAGCGAAGTTTGTGTATCTGGATTTTTATGAAAGCAGTCAAGATTTATCTTCAAATGGAACATCATATG GGTTTGATGTGATAGACAAAGGGTGCTGTGGAGTTGGCAGGAACAATGGGCAAATTACTTGCCTTCCTCTGCAACAACCATGTGAAAATCGTCAGAAGTACTTGTTCTGGGATGCTTTCCACCCCACTGAACTGGCCAATATTTTACTAGCAAAGGCAACATACAGTTCACAATCATACACCTATCCCATTAATATTCAACAGTTGGCAATGCTGTAA
- the LOC102669928 gene encoding GDSL esterase/lipase At1g71691, translating to MAKFGLSPLLVLSILLLIMSGGAVRGQREMVPALFIFGDSLIDNGNNNNLPSFAKANYYPYGIDFNGGPTGRFSNGYTMVDEIAELLGLPLIPAYTEASGNQVLHGVNYASAAAGILDATGRNFVGRIPFDQQLRNFENTLNQITGNLGADYMATALARCIFFVGMGSNDYLNNYLMPNYPTRNQYNGQQYADLLVQTYSQQLTRLYNLGARKFVIAGLGEMGCIPSILAQSTTGTCSEEVNLLVQPFNENVKTMLGNFNNNLPGARFIFADSSRMFQDILLNARSYGFAVVNRGCCGIGRNRGQITCLPFQTPCPNRRQYVFWDAFHPTEAVNILMGRMAFNGNPNFVYPINIRQLAEL from the exons ATGGCAAAGTTTGGATTATCTCCACTCTTGGTGCTTTCCATATTGTTGCTGATCATGAGTGGTGGTGCAGTGAGAGGCCAAAGAGAAATGGTGCCTGCCTTGTTCATATTTGGTGACTCTCTCATTGACAatggcaacaacaacaaccttccTTCCTTTGCTAAGGCCAACTATTACCCTTATGGCATCGACTTCAATGGAGGCCCTACTGGTCGCTTCTCTAATGGCTACACTATGGTTGATGAAATAG CTGAACTGCTTGGACTTCCCTTGATTCCTGCATACACAGAAGCCTCAGGGAATCAAGTGCTTCATGGAGTAAACTATGCTTCAGCTGCTGCTGGAATCCTTGATGCCACTGGCAGAAACTTT GTTGGACGCATACCATTTGATCAGCAACTTAGGAACTTTGAGAACACATTAAATCAAATTACTGGGAATCTTGGAGCAGACTATATGGCCACAGCGCTTGCACGGTGCATATTCTTTGTTGGAATGGGCAGCAATGACTACCTAAACAACTACCTTATGCCTAATTACCCCACTAGAAATCAGTACAATGGACAACAGTATGCTGATCTTTTGGTTCAAACATATAGCCAGCAGCTCACG AGGCTTTACAATCTTGGAGCAAGGAAATTTGTGATTGCTGGACTGGGAGAAATGGGATGTATTCCAAGCATACTGGCTCAAAGCACGACCGGAACCTGCTCTGAAGAAGTGAACTTGCTAGTGCAACCCTTCAATGAAAATGTGAAGACCATGTTGggaaatttcaataataatctACCTGGTGCCAGATTCATATTCGCTGATAGTTCCCGAATGTTTCAAGACATCCTTCTCAATGCTAGATCTTATG GGTTCGCTGTGGTAAATAGAGGGTGCTGTGGCATTGGAAGAAACAGAGGCCAAATTACATGTCTTCCATTCCAAACACCATGCCCCAATAGGCGTCAGTACGTGTTCTGGGATGCATTCCACCCAACAGAAGCAGTGAACATTCTCATGGGAAGAATGGCTTTTAATGGGAACCCCAATTTTGTTTATCCTATAAACATAAGGCAACTTGCTGAGCTATAA
- the LOC100788506 gene encoding cellulose synthase-like protein G1 — MAMFTYHVETVQSWLALSRLHILIHLVAVLSLCYYRITHLLLEPPTAPWLLMTVAELLLSVLWFFNQAFRWRPVSRSVMTEKLPRDEKLPGLDIFVCTLDPEKEPTVEVMDTIISAVAMDYPSDKLAVYLSDDGGCDVTLYGIREAAEFAKEWVPFCNIYGVKSRCPKVFFSPFGEEDQHTLRHDGFSTQRDLIKAKYEKMQKNIEKFGSDPKNRRIVSDRPPRIEIINDQPGMPLVVYVSRERRPSLPHKFKGGALNALLRVSGLISNGPYVLAVDCDMYSNDPTSAKQAMCFFLDPETSKYIAFVQFPQMFHNLSKKDIYDNQSRTAFKTMWQGMDGLRGPGLSGSGNYLSRSALLFGSPNQKDDYLKDAQKYFGKSTAYIESLKAIRGQKSSKKNISRDEMLREAQVVASCSYENNTNWGTEVGFSYGILLESTITGYLLHSRGWKSAYLYPKTPCFLGCAPTDIKEGMLQLVKWLSELLLLGVSSKYSPFTYGFSRMSIIHTFTYCFMTMSSLYAVVFILYGIVPQVCLLKGITVFPKATDPWFAVFAFVYVSTQIQHLIEVLSGDGSVAMWWDEQRIWILKSVTSIFAIIDGIKKWLGLNKVKFNLSNKAIDKEKLKKYEQGRFDFQGAAVFMAPLVLLLIANIVSFFVGIWRLFNFNVKDFEEMFGQLFLVTYVMLLSYPILEAIVTMKSKSG, encoded by the exons ATGGCAATGTTCACGTACCACGTTGAAACGGTTCAATCATGGTTGGCACTGAGCAGACTTCACATACTGATCCACTTAGTGGCAGTGTTGTCGCTGTGTTACTACCGCATAACTCACTTGTTACTGGAACCTCCAACAGCGCCATGGCTTCTGATGACCGTAGCGGAGCTTCTTCTCTCGGTGCTCTGGTTCTTCAACCAAGCCTTCCGGTGGCGGCCGGTGTCGCGGAGCGTCATGACGGAGAAGCTGCCGAGGGATGAGAAGCTGCCGGGGCTTGACATCTTCGTGTGCACGCTGGATCCCGAGAAGGAGCCCACCGTGGAGGTCATGGACACCATCATCTCCGCGGTGGCCATGGATTACCCCTCCGACAAGCTTGCCGTGTATCTCTCCGACGACGGCGGCTGTGACGTTACTCTCTATGGGATCAGAGAGGCTGCTGAGTTCGCCAAGGAGTGGGTTCCGTTCTGTAACATTTATGGGGTCAAGTCAAGGTGTCCCAAGGTCTTCTTCTCTCCCTTTGGGGAGGAGGATCAACACACTCTTCGCCACGATGGATTCAGTACACAACGAGACCTCATCAAG GCTAAATACGAGAAGATGCAGAAAAATATCGAGAAATTTGGCTCAGACCCTAAAAATCGTCGTATTGTGAGTGACAGACCTCCTCGTATTGAG ATTATAAATGACCAACCGGGAATGCCACTTGTTGTTTATGTGTCTCGCGAAAGAAGGCCATCCCTTCCTCACAAATTCAAAGGAGGAGCCCTCAACGCATTG CTCAGAGTCTCAGGTTTAATCAGTAATGGACCTTATGTTCTAGCAGTGGATTGTGATATGTATAGCAATGATCCAACCTCTGCCAAACAAGCCATGTGCTTCTTTCTTGATCCTGAAACGTCCAAATATATTGCATTTGTTCAATTCCCTCAAATGTTTCACAACCTTAGCAAAAAAGACATCTATGATAATCAATCTAGAACTGCTTTTAAG ACTATGTGGCAAGGCATGGATGGACTAAGAGGTCCAGGTCTTTCAGGCAGCGGCAATTACTTAAGTAGAAGTGCTTTACTATTTGGAAGTCCAAACCAAAAAG ACGACTATCTGAAGGATGCACAAAAGTACTTTGGCAAGTCTACCGCATACATTGAATCACTGAAGGCCATCCGTGGACAGAAAAGTAGCAAAAAGAATATTTCAAGAGATGAAATGTTAAGAGAAGCTCAAGTAGTGGCCTCTTGTTCCTACGAAAATAACACAAATTGGGGCACAGAG GTGGGATTCTCATATGGCATATTACTAGAGAGTACTATTACTGGCTATCTTCTTCACAGCAGAGGATGGAAATCAGCATATCTTTACCCCAAAACACCATGTTTCTTAGGTTGTGCTCCCACTGACATCAAGGAAGGCATGCTTCAGTTGGTTAAGTGGTTGTCTGAACTTTTGTTGCTTGGTGTCTCCTCCAAATACAGCCCATTCACTTATGGATTTTCAAGAATGTCCATAATTCACACCTTCACTTATTGCTTCATGACAATGTCATCCCTTTATGCTGTTGTCTTCATCCTCTATGGCATTGTACCTCAAGTGTGCCTCCTCAAAGGAATCACTGTGTTTCCAAAg GCCACGGACCCTTGGTTTGCAGTGTTTGCATTTGTGTATGTATCTACTCAAATTCAACATTTGATTGAGGTTCTATCTGGGGATGGCTCTGTGGCTATGTGGTGGGATGAACAAAGAATTTGGATTCTGAAGTCAGTTACCAGCATATTTGCAATTATAGATGGAATCAAGAAGTGGCTGGGGTTGAACAAGGTGAAATTCAACTTGTCAAACAAAGCCATTGACAAAGAGAAGCTCAAGAAATATGAGCAAGGTAGGTTCGATTTCCAAGGTGCAGCTGTGTTCATGGCTCCATTGGTCCTATTACTCATAGCCAACATTGTTAGCTTCTTTGTTGGTATATGGAGACTATTCAATTTCAATGTGAAGGATTTTGAAGAAATGTTTGGTCAACTTTTCCTAGTCACCTATGTAATGCTTCTTAGTTATCCCATTCTTGAGGCCATAGTAACAATGAAAAGCAAAAGTGGATAG